Proteins found in one Asterias amurensis chromosome 13, ASM3211899v1 genomic segment:
- the LOC139946521 gene encoding cilia- and flagella-associated protein 144-like, with protein MAQAAAAAGQKEPINIVHQNAILCETIRKENKTQKLYTNYSINPFKKMYTLTGKPNSLHDSADGEEDDHFLRIIKRSYQEPVKKFEFPQTEAQEIGWNHRPLLPQDREDRRLHFPRQNSEITKYMDEAWRQKEQQENLQ; from the exons ATGGCACAAGCTGCTGCAGCCGCCGGTCAGAAAGAACCGATCAACATCGTCCATCAAAATGCCATACTCTGTGAAACCATCAGGAAAGAGAATAAAACTCAGAAGTTGTACACAAACTACAGCATTAACCCATTCAAGAAAA TGTACACATTAACAGGGAAGCCCAACTCGCTACATGATTCAGCAGATGGTGAAGAGGATG ATCACTTTCTGCGCATCATCAAGAGATCTTATCAGGAGCCTGTTAAGAAGTTTGAATTTCCACAGACTGAGGCCCAAGAAATAGGTTGGAATCATAGACCACTG cTACCTCAGGACCGAGAGGACCGCAGACTTCACTTTCCGAGACAAAACTCTGAAATCACTAAATACATGGATGAAGCTTGGAGGCAAAAGGAGCAGCAAGAAAACCTTCAATAG